From a region of the Actinomadura luzonensis genome:
- a CDS encoding nSTAND1 domain-containing NTPase — protein sequence MIPHGTGPWVGLRPFGKDDQADFYGRGTEIDDVTGLWQGHRLTLLIGDPGVGKTSLLHAGVVPVLASNGARVLPIGDLSYRMILPAPVITARGRALFALLSSWQPEEDPARTVGLTVTEVFRRRTASAPSGRPILVAIDGAEYALRGPATSSPEHRRLREELEVALRAFPDVHLLLSLRPDCAQQARDLGRALGASTAEYVLPPLEPSSAIEALRRPPLTQHLQFDDGVPAEIVATLTVDHGPPVGPRVEPVLLQVLCAELRRGLLRGETLSAAARRVLDDVDGVLADHCTRTLFKLTSDHGLPTCEIGGWMRRTFTVAPDVNTPHRAVPALQSDRPQVITDAVVRAVENRHLLKPCRLPGGDGFQLQHPRLASALQRLGEESPALPDLHAGDLLREAEQAMSAGDLKLADKYARATLALIGRGHSEIGIAAQTILGDIAYLRAEHETALSAYEQAVARTADSRSPTVAYLFAALARVHLHRGDPTSALDQARSGRVIPAGETITLLEFGQALWHTDRHRAAIREVNAALNRDPGHVEALRIRGEIYADWDRPQQALDDLNSVAVAAPPSARAACILARSHHAPVPEHEIQELRAEGRTHGLVLLYLARSARRRGDLALAAELAGEALRATDPRLTQHHRKQAEDILSRR from the coding sequence GTGATCCCGCACGGCACCGGCCCGTGGGTCGGGCTCCGGCCGTTCGGCAAGGACGACCAGGCCGACTTCTACGGCCGCGGCACTGAGATCGATGACGTGACCGGCCTCTGGCAGGGACATCGCCTGACCTTGCTGATCGGCGATCCAGGCGTCGGGAAGACCTCGCTGCTGCACGCGGGGGTGGTTCCCGTGCTGGCCAGCAACGGCGCGCGCGTGCTGCCGATCGGTGACCTGAGCTACCGGATGATCCTGCCGGCGCCGGTGATCACCGCCCGGGGACGCGCCCTGTTCGCCCTGTTGTCGTCGTGGCAGCCCGAGGAGGATCCCGCCCGCACCGTGGGCCTGACGGTCACGGAGGTCTTCCGGCGGCGGACCGCCAGTGCCCCGTCCGGCCGGCCGATCCTGGTGGCGATCGACGGCGCCGAGTACGCCCTCCGCGGCCCTGCCACGTCGAGCCCGGAGCACCGCCGCCTCCGCGAGGAGCTGGAGGTCGCGCTCCGGGCCTTCCCGGACGTCCACCTGCTGCTGTCGCTGCGGCCGGACTGCGCCCAGCAGGCGCGCGACCTCGGACGGGCGCTGGGGGCGAGCACGGCCGAGTACGTCCTGCCGCCGCTGGAGCCGTCGTCCGCGATCGAGGCCCTGCGGCGGCCGCCGCTCACGCAGCACCTGCAGTTCGACGACGGCGTGCCCGCGGAGATCGTCGCCACTCTCACGGTGGATCACGGGCCACCCGTCGGTCCACGCGTGGAGCCTGTCCTGCTGCAGGTGTTGTGCGCCGAGCTCAGGCGAGGTCTGCTCCGAGGCGAGACGTTGTCCGCCGCCGCCAGGAGAGTGCTGGACGACGTGGACGGGGTGCTGGCCGACCACTGCACCCGGACGCTGTTCAAGCTGACGTCCGACCACGGTCTGCCGACCTGCGAGATCGGCGGCTGGATGCGCCGGACCTTCACCGTCGCGCCCGACGTGAACACACCGCACCGGGCCGTACCCGCGCTGCAGAGCGACCGGCCGCAGGTGATCACCGACGCGGTCGTCCGCGCGGTGGAGAACCGGCATCTGCTGAAGCCCTGCCGGCTGCCCGGCGGGGACGGCTTCCAACTCCAGCACCCACGGCTGGCGAGCGCGCTCCAACGGCTCGGGGAGGAGTCGCCGGCGCTGCCCGATCTGCACGCGGGCGATCTGCTGCGCGAGGCCGAGCAGGCGATGTCCGCGGGTGATCTGAAGCTCGCCGACAAGTACGCGCGAGCCACGCTGGCGCTGATCGGGAGGGGGCACAGCGAGATCGGTATCGCCGCGCAGACGATCCTGGGTGACATCGCCTACCTGCGGGCCGAGCACGAGACCGCGCTGAGTGCCTATGAGCAGGCCGTGGCGCGGACAGCGGACTCCAGGTCACCCACGGTCGCCTATCTGTTCGCCGCGCTCGCGCGGGTGCACCTGCACAGGGGGGATCCGACCAGCGCACTCGACCAGGCGCGTTCCGGCCGGGTCATTCCCGCCGGCGAGACGATCACGCTGTTGGAGTTCGGCCAGGCTCTCTGGCACACGGACCGGCACCGGGCCGCGATCAGGGAGGTGAACGCGGCGCTCAACAGGGATCCGGGGCATGTCGAGGCGCTGCGCATCCGCGGCGAGATCTACGCGGACTGGGACAGGCCACAGCAGGCCCTGGACGACCTGAACAGCGTCGCCGTGGCCGCCCCGCCGTCGGCCCGGGCCGCGTGCATCCTGGCGAGAAGCCATCATGCTCCCGTCCCGGAGCACGAGATCCAGGAGCTTCGCGCAGAGGGGCGGACGCATGGCCTGGTCCTGCTGTACCTCGCCCGGTCGGCGAGAAGGCGCGGGGACCTGGCGCTCGCGGCCGAGCTCGCCGGTGAAGCTCTCCGCGCCACCGATCCCCGCTTGACTCAGCACCACCGCAAACAGGCGGAGGACATCCTGTCGAGACGCTAA
- a CDS encoding MATE family efflux transporter, which yields MPFPHRIVLTAAVPLFVSMSAGVVAQLVSTSLLGRQATAQLAAFTLANAVLNPVTAAVAGGLRGMAPFMAACRDRPAEALLVLKDARWLSTALGAVGAGVMLAVPLIAHVSGAPHAATAELGALPLLLALHVVLYAAGSGAIGMLIALGRSRLVLWSGMSSTGMQVVLLLVLVPGMGVDGAGVALVASTVVAVGVSNVLLLRLPELAGRSPWPGRPRLRQVVRMARVGIPMSAALIVKFTVMGGVAYTAARTGAQEAAAHAILLSLDGFLGLAAFAAAQAVTPEIATVPSSREARRLAQAAVTIAALGVLAGGLALLLSGQAILGLFTSDAAVLALAASLLPLLVLFSLAGNCGAVIAFSLAGLRRTTWNLASAGTGYGVLALTMTPVASAWGLTGLWIVLSASSVLIAGTNVLGLVKHLDARSQRRLLNS from the coding sequence GTGCCTTTTCCTCATCGAATTGTCCTGACCGCTGCGGTGCCCCTGTTCGTTTCCATGAGTGCCGGTGTCGTCGCGCAACTCGTCAGCACCTCCCTTCTCGGCCGGCAGGCCACCGCGCAACTGGCGGCCTTCACCCTGGCGAACGCGGTGCTCAATCCGGTTACGGCCGCGGTGGCGGGCGGCCTGCGGGGGATGGCGCCTTTCATGGCCGCCTGTCGCGACCGCCCCGCCGAGGCGTTACTCGTCCTGAAGGACGCGCGATGGCTCTCGACGGCCCTCGGCGCGGTCGGCGCGGGTGTCATGCTCGCCGTTCCTCTCATCGCGCATGTCAGCGGCGCCCCGCATGCGGCGACAGCCGAGCTCGGCGCTCTGCCGCTGCTCCTGGCGCTCCATGTGGTGCTGTACGCCGCGGGCAGCGGGGCCATCGGCATGCTGATCGCGCTGGGACGCAGCCGGCTGGTGCTCTGGTCCGGCATGTCGAGCACCGGCATGCAGGTCGTCCTACTTCTCGTCCTGGTGCCTGGAATGGGCGTCGATGGTGCGGGTGTCGCGCTCGTGGCATCCACCGTCGTCGCTGTCGGCGTCTCCAATGTCCTCCTGCTGCGTCTGCCCGAACTGGCGGGACGATCGCCGTGGCCAGGGCGTCCACGGCTGCGGCAGGTCGTCCGCATGGCCAGGGTCGGGATCCCGATGTCCGCCGCCCTGATCGTCAAGTTCACCGTCATGGGCGGTGTGGCCTACACGGCCGCCCGGACGGGAGCGCAGGAGGCCGCCGCTCACGCGATTCTTCTGTCGCTGGACGGGTTCCTGGGATTGGCGGCCTTCGCCGCGGCGCAGGCGGTGACACCGGAGATCGCGACGGTCCCCTCCTCCCGCGAGGCCCGCCGGCTCGCACAAGCGGCGGTCACGATCGCCGCGCTCGGCGTGCTGGCAGGTGGGCTCGCCCTGTTGCTGTCCGGACAGGCGATACTCGGGCTGTTCACCTCGGACGCCGCCGTGCTCGCCCTCGCCGCATCGCTGCTGCCGCTGCTGGTGCTCTTCTCCTTGGCCGGCAACTGCGGGGCCGTGATCGCTTTCAGCCTGGCCGGGCTCAGGCGCACGACCTGGAATCTGGCCTCGGCCGGCACCGGATATGGCGTGCTCGCGCTGACCATGACTCCCGTGGCGTCCGCCTGGGGGCTCACGGGTCTGTGGATCGTATTGAGTGCGAGCAGTGTGCTGATTGCCGGGACGAATGTGCTCGGCCTCGTGAAACACCTCGATGCCCGGTCACAGCGGAGGCTGCTCAATTCGTGA
- a CDS encoding ISKra4 family transposase → MQAPYDTEVTTDVFAEARNTFNCLIGQLTGTASATLTHDRLEETIVEQGRELQRQMLQAHLDLRALRERQQAHHARQDRQDATTAGVTGPDGVARRRLESGHHRLLATVVGTVTVTRCAWRAPGVRNVYPADVALSLPAVRHSAGLARLAVIETVRGSFDAAHASLVARCGSVIGKRQIEQAIVAAAVDVDAFYAAQTPVPCIASTVLAISVDGKGIAMRPEALRPATAKAARARATFRTRLAAGEKPARKRMATLGVVYDAEPAPRRPHDVIAVPGGRAGQRLPRARPSAMRKWLCGSIVTGPGPVIAKVFDHAEARDPGHARPWVVLVDGARHQLDLIAAEAARRGIGVHVVIDFVHVLEKLWAAAWSLHPPAAPAAEDWVAGHALALLAGHTGHVITALTAQASTAGAQRRDGIDACIRYLTNNFEHLRYDQVLEAGWPIATGVIEGACRHLIADRFDLAGARWGLAGAEAVLKLRALIANGHLEKYWHFHLARQHERVHQSDYQDGYSLTA, encoded by the coding sequence ATGCAGGCACCGTACGACACCGAGGTCACCACTGACGTCTTTGCGGAGGCGAGGAACACCTTCAACTGTCTCATCGGACAGCTCACCGGCACGGCGTCCGCGACGCTGACCCATGACCGGCTGGAGGAGACGATCGTCGAGCAGGGCCGTGAGCTGCAGCGCCAGATGCTGCAAGCACACCTTGATCTGCGGGCGTTGCGCGAGCGGCAGCAGGCGCACCACGCCCGCCAGGACCGCCAGGACGCCACGACCGCCGGAGTGACCGGGCCGGACGGCGTGGCGCGGCGGCGGCTGGAGAGCGGGCATCACCGCTTGCTGGCCACCGTCGTGGGGACGGTGACGGTCACCCGATGTGCCTGGCGCGCCCCCGGCGTGCGCAACGTATACCCGGCCGATGTTGCCTTGTCGCTGCCGGCGGTGCGGCACTCGGCCGGGCTGGCCAGGCTGGCGGTCATCGAGACGGTGCGCGGCTCGTTCGACGCCGCCCACGCCTCCCTCGTCGCGCGCTGCGGCAGCGTGATCGGCAAACGGCAGATCGAGCAGGCTATCGTGGCGGCCGCGGTCGATGTCGATGCCTTCTACGCCGCGCAGACGCCCGTTCCGTGCATCGCGTCCACGGTGCTGGCGATCAGCGTGGACGGCAAGGGCATCGCGATGCGCCCCGAGGCGCTGCGGCCGGCGACTGCCAAGGCCGCCCGCGCCCGCGCCACCTTCCGGACCCGGCTGGCGGCAGGGGAGAAACCGGCCCGCAAGCGGATGGCCACCCTCGGGGTGGTCTACGACGCCGAGCCCGCGCCCCGCCGGCCGCACGATGTGATCGCCGTACCTGGCGGCCGGGCCGGGCAGCGCCTGCCACGGGCCAGGCCGTCCGCGATGCGTAAGTGGCTGTGCGGCTCGATCGTCACCGGCCCCGGCCCGGTGATCGCCAAGGTCTTCGACCACGCCGAAGCCCGTGACCCCGGCCATGCCCGTCCTTGGGTCGTGCTCGTCGACGGAGCCCGTCACCAGCTCGATCTGATCGCGGCGGAGGCCGCCCGCCGCGGCATCGGCGTCCATGTCGTGATCGATTTCGTGCACGTCCTGGAGAAGTTATGGGCTGCCGCCTGGAGCCTGCATCCGCCCGCGGCTCCGGCCGCGGAGGACTGGGTCGCCGGCCACGCCCTTGCCCTGCTGGCCGGGCACACCGGCCACGTCATCACCGCGCTAACCGCGCAGGCCAGCACAGCTGGCGCGCAGCGCCGCGACGGCATCGACGCCTGCATCCGCTACCTGACCAACAACTTCGAGCACCTGCGCTACGACCAGGTACTCGAAGCGGGATGGCCGATCGCGACCGGCGTGATAGAGGGAGCGTGCCGTCATCTGATCGCAGACAGATTCGACCTGGCCGGGGCACGCTGGGGTCTGGCCGGAGCAGAAGCGGTGCTGAAACTCCGCGCTCTGATCGCGAACGGTCATCTTGAGAAGTACTGGCATTTTCACCTCGCCCGGCAACACGAACGTGTCCACCAGAGCGACTACCAGGACGGATACTCCCTCACGGCTTGA
- a CDS encoding transposase, with translation MGEGHLAVGGTTARDQDAWICFADEAGQSLRPLKARTWSRRGCTPIVTVSGKGSGRVNLAGLICCKPGQRTRLIYRMMIYRRRKYERKGFNETDYARLLGAAHQQLGGPIVLIWDNVNIHVDALMRSLIDTRAWLTVVHLPAYAPELNPMEMVWSHLKGGLGNLAPCTLDDLAAIIRSRLKQLQYRPGLLNAFLAHTGLIMNPRST, from the coding sequence CTGGGTGAAGGACACCTGGCCGTCGGCGGAACAACGGCGCGGGATCAGGACGCGTGGATCTGCTTCGCCGACGAAGCAGGACAATCGCTGAGGCCGCTCAAGGCCCGCACCTGGTCCCGCCGCGGATGCACGCCGATCGTCACCGTCTCGGGCAAGGGCTCCGGACGCGTCAACCTGGCCGGGCTGATCTGCTGCAAGCCGGGGCAGCGGACCCGGCTGATCTACCGCATGATGATCTACCGGCGCCGCAAGTACGAACGCAAAGGGTTCAACGAGACCGACTACGCGCGCCTGCTGGGCGCCGCCCACCAGCAGCTCGGCGGGCCGATCGTGTTGATCTGGGACAACGTCAACATTCACGTCGACGCCCTGATGCGCAGCCTGATCGACACCCGCGCGTGGCTGACGGTGGTCCACCTGCCGGCCTACGCGCCCGAACTCAACCCGATGGAGATGGTGTGGTCGCACCTCAAAGGCGGCCTGGGCAACCTGGCCCCCTGCACCCTTGATGACCTCGCCGCGATCATCCGCAGCCGACTCAAGCAGCTGCAGTACCGCCCAGGTCTCCTGAATGCGTTCCTGGCACACACCGGCCTGATCATGAACCCAAGATCGACATGA
- a CDS encoding helix-turn-helix domain-containing protein, which yields MRYPDGGGLTPAARAKREQVRSEAAGLFAMGMAPPQVARKLRVSRKSAYVWHKAWRTAGAQALESKGPGGQRCRLSDAQVQRLEAALDAGPAVWGWSEDQRWTLARVTTLVGRLFHISYTPRGICYLLHRLGWSPQVPQRRAAERDEEAVATWVKDTWPSAEQRRGIRTRGSASPTKQDNR from the coding sequence ATGCGTTATCCGGATGGTGGTGGTCTGACTCCGGCGGCGCGAGCCAAGCGTGAACAGGTCCGCTCAGAGGCTGCCGGGCTGTTCGCCATGGGCATGGCGCCGCCTCAGGTGGCCAGGAAGCTACGGGTCTCTCGCAAGTCGGCCTACGTCTGGCACAAGGCCTGGCGCACCGCCGGGGCCCAGGCGCTGGAGTCGAAGGGGCCGGGCGGGCAGCGCTGCCGGCTCAGCGATGCGCAGGTGCAGCGGTTGGAGGCGGCGCTGGACGCCGGTCCGGCCGTGTGGGGGTGGAGTGAGGATCAGCGCTGGACCCTGGCGCGCGTCACTACCCTGGTCGGCCGGTTGTTCCACATCTCCTACACGCCGCGCGGGATCTGCTATCTGCTGCATCGGCTGGGCTGGAGCCCGCAGGTGCCTCAGCGCCGCGCCGCCGAACGTGACGAGGAGGCCGTCGCCACCTGGGTGAAGGACACCTGGCCGTCGGCGGAACAACGGCGCGGGATCAGGACGCGTGGATCTGCTTCGCCGACGAAGCAGGACAATCGCTGA
- a CDS encoding effector-associated constant component EACC1, with protein sequence MDDLVSLTTWLQSQRELQGRIRPVTRPPDSEELGGAVDLLTVALGSGGALGMVLARALTTWLTNRRSDVSLTITTLTGSVTVEAKRVSDPLPLLQEVLQHEAGHHDSP encoded by the coding sequence GTGGACGACTTGGTGTCGCTCACCACGTGGTTACAGAGTCAGCGCGAACTGCAGGGCCGTATACGCCCTGTGACGAGACCGCCTGACTCGGAGGAACTAGGCGGAGCCGTCGACCTGCTCACAGTCGCGCTAGGCTCAGGCGGTGCCCTGGGAATGGTATTGGCGCGAGCCCTTACCACTTGGCTGACCAACCGCCGCTCCGATGTGAGCCTTACGATCACCACCCTAACTGGAAGCGTGACCGTGGAGGCCAAACGGGTGAGCGATCCACTACCACTGTTGCAAGAGGTCCTCCAGCACGAAGCCGGCCACCATGACAGTCCTTGA
- a CDS encoding caspase family protein: MTVLEPAEWRSSQAILIGVAAYDDQRLPDIPAAANSLAELQTVLTDPQLCGWPNTKVVVLADPHDSRAVATRIRRLAQGVSDVLLLYYVGHGTLTPSGELCLSLTDTDAEAPDLTGLEYGRIRSAFRDSPARVKAVILDCCYSGRAIETLADQAALVADQTDIRGVYTLTASDLAAHVPPPEKQADACTSFTGELVELIRIGIPGEGDQLSLGNIYLELRRRLRIRGLPAPNQRGTDTAHSFAFTKNAAAGPPVPKKGRSQTYTVQIPIELTSTHNQNLQPSYRHLWRRALIAAVLGMVVSFLTRDWRLGVSVAIFAAIAEAIYEAWSSSSVPAWRHVSAMQPRTEAKLRRLERSGYRMLHARTIPGTGVLIDHMIIGPTGVYTVTSEKWNKRLTVRTQLQSELWRGPFSQRSRLDEVRSTAIQAGDRISAALGLRITVTPSLSIYGPSTPWKTNTIRDVAVFKSFRVRKWITTQVECVVS, translated from the coding sequence ATGACAGTCCTTGAGCCAGCCGAGTGGCGGAGTTCTCAGGCAATTCTGATCGGGGTCGCTGCCTATGATGATCAGCGTCTGCCTGACATCCCAGCCGCAGCCAACAGCCTCGCGGAATTGCAGACAGTTCTGACCGATCCACAGTTATGCGGTTGGCCAAACACCAAGGTCGTCGTTCTGGCTGATCCGCATGACAGTCGGGCTGTGGCCACGCGTATCCGGCGTCTGGCTCAAGGGGTCAGCGATGTCTTGCTGCTGTACTACGTCGGGCACGGCACGCTGACCCCCAGCGGGGAGTTGTGCCTGTCTCTCACCGACACCGATGCCGAGGCACCCGATCTAACGGGGTTAGAGTATGGCCGCATTCGATCGGCCTTCCGTGACAGTCCCGCGCGTGTCAAGGCTGTGATCCTCGACTGCTGCTATTCGGGCCGCGCCATCGAAACTCTCGCTGACCAAGCCGCTCTGGTAGCCGATCAAACCGACATTCGAGGTGTCTATACCCTCACCGCAAGCGATCTGGCGGCGCATGTTCCGCCCCCCGAGAAGCAGGCCGATGCCTGCACCTCCTTCACTGGAGAACTGGTCGAGTTGATCCGCATAGGTATCCCCGGCGAGGGAGATCAACTCAGTCTCGGAAACATTTATCTGGAGTTGCGCCGCCGCCTGCGCATACGTGGACTACCCGCTCCCAACCAGCGCGGCACCGACACCGCCCACAGCTTTGCCTTCACCAAGAACGCGGCCGCGGGACCTCCTGTTCCCAAGAAGGGGAGGTCGCAGACCTACACCGTACAGATCCCCATCGAACTCACCTCGACCCACAACCAGAATCTTCAGCCGTCGTACCGGCATCTGTGGCGCCGGGCACTCATAGCAGCGGTCCTTGGTATGGTGGTGAGCTTCTTGACAAGAGACTGGCGCCTTGGAGTATCGGTTGCCATCTTCGCGGCCATAGCCGAAGCGATCTATGAGGCATGGTCGTCCTCGTCTGTGCCCGCGTGGCGGCATGTCTCGGCGATGCAACCACGCACTGAAGCCAAGCTCAGAAGATTGGAACGCAGCGGCTACCGCATGCTGCATGCCCGGACAATACCTGGCACAGGGGTATTGATCGACCATATGATCATCGGACCCACTGGGGTGTACACGGTGACCTCCGAGAAGTGGAACAAGCGGTTGACGGTCCGCACGCAATTGCAAAGTGAGCTTTGGCGCGGGCCGTTCAGCCAGAGATCCCGCCTCGACGAGGTCCGCTCGACCGCGATCCAGGCTGGCGACCGTATTAGCGCGGCACTTGGCCTCCGGATTACGGTCACGCCATCCTTGTCGATCTACGGTCCGTCAACGCCGTGGAAGACAAACACGATCCGCGACGTCGCCGTATTTAAGAGCTTCCGCGTGCGCAAGTGGATCACTACACAGGTTGAATGCGTAGTGTCTTAG
- a CDS encoding winged helix-turn-helix domain-containing protein: MRYGQRGGYTPAEQERRERVRLQAAEWFKAGESTRAIAVRLRVHERSVTRWRKAWREGGGAEALLSKGPVSREKLSAAQWARLDAELKRGPLAWGHVEDQCWTLGRVKTLIGRLFHIGYTIEGVGKLLHRHGWSVQVPARRAMERDEEAVALWKAEVWPAAKPPRRTWVPTSASKTRPGRD; the protein is encoded by the coding sequence ATGCGGTACGGGCAAAGGGGTGGGTACACGCCCGCAGAGCAGGAACGGCGGGAGCGTGTACGGCTGCAGGCGGCCGAGTGGTTCAAGGCCGGGGAGTCGACCAGGGCGATCGCGGTGCGGTTACGGGTGCACGAGCGGTCGGTGACACGCTGGCGCAAGGCCTGGCGCGAAGGCGGTGGTGCGGAGGCGCTGCTGTCGAAGGGGCCGGTCTCGAGGGAGAAGCTGTCGGCCGCTCAGTGGGCACGGCTGGATGCCGAGCTCAAGCGCGGGCCCCTGGCCTGGGGCCATGTCGAGGATCAGTGCTGGACCTTGGGCCGGGTCAAGACGCTGATCGGGCGGTTGTTCCACATCGGCTACACCATCGAGGGGGTGGGCAAGCTGCTGCATCGGCACGGCTGGTCGGTGCAGGTGCCGGCCCGGCGCGCCATGGAGCGGGACGAGGAAGCCGTTGCGCTGTGGAAAGCCGAGGTGTGGCCGGCGGCAAAACCACCGCGGCGGACCTGGGTGCCTACCTCTGCTTCGAAGACGAGGCCGGGCAGGGACTGA
- a CDS encoding transposase, with protein MAGGKTTAADLGAYLCFEDEAGQGLRPPKGRTWAPVGARPVVTVRGRGSGRINMAGVVAFRDGERPHLFYKLHVYHGRKGEPKTFSWSDYRDLIVATHQQLGAPLVWCWDNLNVHLDGRLAAFAAEHADWLRLVQLPAYAPELNPAEGVWSLLRRCLANFAVTDLSGLARIIKRKLKRIQYRPHLLTGCLTQTGLTLDTPTKP; from the coding sequence GTGGCCGGCGGCAAAACCACCGCGGCGGACCTGGGTGCCTACCTCTGCTTCGAAGACGAGGCCGGGCAGGGACTGAGGCCGCCGAAGGGACGTACCTGGGCACCGGTCGGCGCCCGTCCGGTGGTGACAGTACGCGGCAGAGGCTCCGGCCGCATCAACATGGCCGGCGTCGTGGCCTTCCGCGACGGCGAACGGCCGCACCTGTTCTACAAGCTGCACGTCTACCACGGCCGCAAGGGCGAGCCGAAGACGTTCTCCTGGAGCGATTACCGGGACCTGATCGTGGCCACCCACCAGCAGCTCGGCGCACCGCTGGTCTGGTGCTGGGACAATCTCAACGTGCACCTGGACGGCCGGCTCGCCGCGTTCGCGGCCGAGCACGCCGACTGGCTGCGCCTCGTCCAGCTGCCCGCCTACGCGCCCGAGCTGAACCCGGCCGAGGGCGTGTGGTCGCTGTTGCGCCGTTGCCTGGCCAACTTCGCCGTCACCGACCTGTCCGGTCTCGCGCGGATCATCAAACGCAAGCTGAAAAGGATCCAGTACCGGCCCCACCTGCTCACCGGCTGTCTGACCCAGACCGGCCTCACCCTCGACACCCCGACAAAACCATGA
- a CDS encoding HAD-IA family hydrolase: MSDIVPIKLVCLDLAGTTVGDIAMVERAFAEAIATQGIVPGTGAYARAMVHVHRSRGCPKIDVFRGIFPGNEAQAQAANLTFERSYEGALERAGLEPVPGVLEVLDKLRGTGIKLALITGFSRTTLSRILGVLGWHDKIDLAISPEDAGGRGRPWPDMVLHAVLRLGVNDVRNVAVVGDSESDMLCGRRAGASVVAGLMTGVHSRERLLKGGATHILDSIIDFPGLILSDDLGSTQVASSAR; this comes from the coding sequence ATGAGTGACATCGTCCCCATCAAGCTGGTGTGCCTGGATCTAGCGGGCACCACGGTCGGTGACATCGCCATGGTCGAACGCGCCTTCGCCGAGGCGATCGCGACACAGGGCATAGTGCCCGGGACCGGAGCCTACGCGCGTGCCATGGTTCACGTGCACCGGTCCCGGGGCTGCCCCAAGATCGATGTCTTCCGCGGGATCTTCCCCGGCAACGAGGCCCAGGCCCAGGCCGCGAACCTGACCTTCGAGCGCTCCTACGAGGGCGCCCTGGAGCGCGCAGGTCTCGAACCCGTGCCCGGCGTCCTCGAGGTCCTCGACAAGCTCCGCGGCACCGGCATCAAGCTCGCCCTGATCACCGGCTTCAGCCGCACCACGCTGAGCCGCATCCTGGGCGTGCTGGGCTGGCACGACAAGATCGACCTGGCCATCTCCCCCGAGGACGCGGGCGGCCGCGGCCGCCCCTGGCCCGACATGGTCCTGCACGCCGTCCTCCGCCTCGGCGTGAACGACGTCCGCAACGTGGCGGTGGTCGGCGACTCGGAGAGCGACATGCTCTGCGGCCGCCGCGCCGGCGCCTCGGTCGTGGCCGGCCTCATGACCGGCGTCCACAGCCGCGAACGCCTCCTCAAGGGCGGCGCGACCCACATCCTGGACTCGATCATCGACTTCCCAGGACTCATCCTGAGCGACGACCTCGGTTCGACGCAGGTGGCTTCATCGGCCCGGTAA
- a CDS encoding DLW-39 family protein yields the protein MKKLLVLALIALGGLLIWRKVQADRAELDLWTEATGSEN from the coding sequence GTGAAGAAGCTGCTCGTTCTGGCGCTGATCGCCCTCGGGGGGTTGCTGATCTGGCGTAAGGTGCAGGCCGACCGCGCCGAGCTCGATCTCTGGACCGAGGCGACCGGCAGCGAGAACTAA
- a CDS encoding heavy-metal-associated domain-containing protein, producing the protein MTITATYTVKGMTCGHCVSSVKEEVGEVAGVTSVEVELESGRLTVGSDEPIDEARIAAAVEEAGYELAGRS; encoded by the coding sequence ATGACCATTACCGCCACCTACACCGTCAAGGGCATGACCTGCGGCCACTGCGTCAGCTCGGTGAAGGAGGAGGTCGGCGAGGTCGCCGGCGTCACCTCCGTCGAGGTCGAGCTGGAGAGCGGCCGGCTCACCGTCGGCAGCGACGAGCCGATCGACGAGGCGCGGATCGCGGCCGCCGTGGAAGAGGCCGGGTACGAGCTGGCGGGCCGGTCGTGA